The Micropterus dolomieu isolate WLL.071019.BEF.003 ecotype Adirondacks unplaced genomic scaffold, ASM2129224v1 contig_9987, whole genome shotgun sequence genome contains a region encoding:
- the si:ch211-117m20.4 gene encoding CUB and sushi domain-containing protein 1 — protein MDHCDCMKKLIKCRCTVGETEWIPQPDFIDDMYWSGSAPLCLGGCKARHQELRRDRCGDSSCCWLGYKSLCRVNCGKPDVDYNGVVYGNDWWVGSVVRYACRSGFMLVGNPTRSCQPNGLWTPKPTCLRMCPQGRIEISERELNGTCNSTCTFKYYFGPPKQGCTRIDNCKKKETGWKRFFAQCVPCICDCALSCASKV, from the exons ATGGATCATTGTGATTGTATGAAAAAGCTAATAAAATGCCGGTGTACTGTAGGTGAGACAGAATGGATTCCCCAGCCAGACTTCATAGACGACATGTATTGGTCCGGGTCAGCGCCCCTTTGTTTAGGAGGCTGTAAGGCGCGGCACCAGGAGCTCAGGAGAGATCGTTGTGGAGACTCGAGCTGCTGCTGGCTCGGCTACAAGTCCCTGTGCAGAG TGAACTGTGGGAAGCCAGATGTGGACTATAATGGAGTGGTGTATGGTAACGACTGGTGGGTGGGCTCTGTGGTGAGGTACGCCTGTCGCTCTGGCTTCATGCTGGTGGGAAACCCAACCAGATCTTGCCAGCCTAATGGCCTCTGGACCCCGAAACCCACCTGCCTCC GAATGTGTCCACAGGGACGCATTGAAATCAGTGAGAGGGAACTGAATGGGACATGCAACTCCACCTGCACATTTAAGTACTATTTTGGCCCACCCAAACAAGGCTGCACCCGGATAGACAACTGCAAGAAGAAGGAGACTGGCTGGAAGCGATTCTTTGCACAGTGTGTCCCTTGCATTTGTGACTGTGCTTTATCATGTG CATCTAAAGTCTAA